CCTGGTGGACCGGCGGCGCCTGGGTCCTCTATTTCTCGGATGCACCGACGCTGGTGAAGGATCTCGCCACGTTCCAGGCGCCGGCGATTGCCTACATCTGGATCGGCATTCTCACCGCTTCGACCTATCTCCTGGCCGGCCACGCACGGGAGCAGGTCTGTCTCTACATGTGCCCATGGCCGCGCATCCAGGCCGCGCTTACTGATGAGTGGGCGCTCAACGTCACCTACAAATACGACCGCGGCGAGCCGCGCTGTTCGATGAAGAAGGGAAGAGACCTGCGCGCGCTGGGCGAGAAGATCGGTGAGTGCATCGATTGCAACCAGTGCGTCGCGGTCTGCCCGACCGGCATCGACATCCGCAACGGCGCGCAGCTCGGCTGCATCCAGTGCGGCCTTTGCATCGACGCCTGCGATAACGTGATGAAGAGAATCGGCAGGCCGACGCGCCTGATCGGCTACGACAACGACATCAATGTGCAGCGGCGGACATCCGGAAAGACGGAACTCTTCAAGCCGGTCCGTTCCCGGACGGTGGTCTATGCCGCGCTGATCGCCACGGTTTGCGCGGTGATGCTGCATGCGCTGCTGACGCGCTCGCTGCTGGACGTGAACGTGCTGCACGACCGGAACCCCGTGGCGGTCAAGCTCAGCGCCGGCGCGATCCGCAACGGCTATACGCTGCGCTTCCTCAACAAGCGCGGATTTGATCGCGTGATCGCCGTCGATGTCGACGGCCCCGCCAATGCGCAGATCCACATCGTCGGCGTCGACTCCGTCACGCCGGACCGGCCGATGATCGTGCTTGCGCGCGATACGACCACCGAGTTGCGGGTGCTGGTGACTGCGCCGTTCGACGAGAAAGCGGAGAAGACCCAGCCGGTGAAATTCCGCATCACCGACATCGGGCTCGGCGAGGTTGCCTCCGCCACCGATCATTTTGTGACGCCCTGAAATCTGAGGAAAACCGGACATGACAACGTCTTCATCCGCCATACGGCCGATCACCGGGCGCTTCGTCCTGATCGCCGTAGTCTCTTTCTTTGCCGTCGTGATCGGCGTCAACGCGGTGATGATGCGGCTTGCCATTGCCACGCTGCCGGGAACCGAAGTCGACAGCGCCTATAGCGTGAGCCTTGCCTATCAGAAGGAAATCCAGGCGGCACATCAGCAGAACGGGCGCGATTGGAAAATCGATGCGCATATCGAGCGCCAGGCCGGCGGGACGGCCCGGCTGACTGTGGACGCGAAGGCGCAGGACGGCACGCCGCTTGCCGGGCTGTCGGTCTTCGGCCGGCTCGAGCGGCCGACCGACCGCAGAGCCGACCAGGCGTTTGCGATGATCGAGGCGGGCGGCGGCAACTACCACGGCATTGCGCATGGCGTTGCGGTGGGGCAGTGGGACCTGGTGATCGAGGCCGATCGGGACGGAAAGCGCCTGTTCCTGTCGCGCAACCGCGTCGTTTTGAATTGAGGGCTGGGGGAATGCAATCGACGATCGATTTTTCGCACTTCCTGAAGAGGTCCGGCCCCGATCGCCTGCGCCTCGATCTCGCGGTCGACGGCATCTGTTGCGCCGGCTGCATGGCCAAGATCGAGCGCAACTTGTCGCAGATCCCGGATGTCACCCTGGCCCGGGTCAATCTGACCGATCGGCGCCTGGCCCTGGAGTGGAAGGCGGGCGCGTTGGATCCCGCGCTCTTCGTCGTTCGTCTCGCCGAGCTCGGCTACAAGGCCTATCCGTTCGAGCCGGCGGGCGCAGAGACACGGGAGGCCGACCTCGCGGGCGCGCTGCTGCGGCGCCTGGGTGTTGCCGCTTTCGCGGCGATGAATGTGATGATGCTGTCGGTGCCGGTCTGGTCCGGCAATCTCGGCGACATGCTGCGCGAGCAGCGCGACTTCTTTCATTGGCTCTCCGCGCTGATCGTGCTGCCGGCGGCAGCCTATTCGGCCCAGCCCTTCTTTGCGTCGGCCTGTGCGGCGCTGCGTGCGCGCGGTGTCAACATGGATGTGCCGATTTCGATCGGCATCGTCCTGGCGCTGGCGATGTCGCTGTTCGAAACGGCGATGCATGCCGAGCACGCCTATTTCGACGCGGCGATCATGCTGATCGCGTTCCTGCTGGCCGGCCGCTATCTCAACCAGAATGTGCGGCGGCGTACCCGCGCCTTTGCCGGCAATCTTGCCGCGCTGAAGGCGGAAACGGCAACGAAATTCATCACTGACGAGGAGATCCGCACCGTTCCCGTCGCCGCGATCCGCCCCGGTGATGTCGTGCTGCTCCGTCCCGGCGAGCGGTCGGCCGTCGACGGCGCTGTCCTCAGCGGCCGCTCCGAGATTGACCAAAGCCTGATCACCGGCGAGACGCGACCAACGACGGCAATCGCCGGAAGTGCGGTCTACGCCGGGACCCTGGTGCGATCCGGCGCCTTGCGCGTGCGCGTCTCGGCGGCCTGCGAAGCAACGCTTCTGTCTGAAATCTCGCGGCTGTTGGAAAATGCCCTGCAATCGCGTTCGCGCTATCTGCGCCTTGCCGAACGTGCCTCGCGGCTTTACGCGCCGCTTGTCCACGCGACCGCGCTCTTGACCATGACCGGCTGGCTTATCGCAGGCGCCACGCTCCACGATTCGGTCGTGATTGCCATCGCTGTCCTCATCATCACCTGTCCCTGCGCGCTTGGCCTCGCCATCCCAGCCGTTCAGACGGTGGCCTCCGGCGCCCTGTTCGGCTCGGGCGTGTTGCTCAATGCAGGTGAGGCGATCGAGCGGATCGCCGAGGTCGATCGGGTGATCTTCGATAAGACCGGCACGCTGACTCTCCCCGAGCTCGACGTCGCAAATGCCGGGTCAATTCCTGCCGATGTCTTCGATTTGGCCGGCCGCCTGGCGCTGT
This portion of the Bradyrhizobium diazoefficiens genome encodes:
- the ccoG gene encoding cytochrome c oxidase accessory protein CcoG, with product MTKNVTSKELMGGDDDLPLYAPQKKIYPQRVSGTFRRIKWGLMALCLGVYYLLPLVRWNRGLGAPDQAVLIDFQSQRFYFFFIELWPQEFYYFTGLLILAAFTLFLMNALGGRTWCGYLCPQTVWTDLFYAVERWTEGDRRARIKADAGPLTAARLARRALKQAIWLIIAWWTGGAWVLYFSDAPTLVKDLATFQAPAIAYIWIGILTASTYLLAGHAREQVCLYMCPWPRIQAALTDEWALNVTYKYDRGEPRCSMKKGRDLRALGEKIGECIDCNQCVAVCPTGIDIRNGAQLGCIQCGLCIDACDNVMKRIGRPTRLIGYDNDINVQRRTSGKTELFKPVRSRTVVYAALIATVCAVMLHALLTRSLLDVNVLHDRNPVAVKLSAGAIRNGYTLRFLNKRGFDRVIAVDVDGPANAQIHIVGVDSVTPDRPMIVLARDTTTELRVLVTAPFDEKAEKTQPVKFRITDIGLGEVASATDHFVTP
- a CDS encoding FixH family protein — encoded protein: MTTSSSAIRPITGRFVLIAVVSFFAVVIGVNAVMMRLAIATLPGTEVDSAYSVSLAYQKEIQAAHQQNGRDWKIDAHIERQAGGTARLTVDAKAQDGTPLAGLSVFGRLERPTDRRADQAFAMIEAGGGNYHGIAHGVAVGQWDLVIEADRDGKRLFLSRNRVVLN
- a CDS encoding heavy metal translocating P-type ATPase, which codes for MQSTIDFSHFLKRSGPDRLRLDLAVDGICCAGCMAKIERNLSQIPDVTLARVNLTDRRLALEWKAGALDPALFVVRLAELGYKAYPFEPAGAETREADLAGALLRRLGVAAFAAMNVMMLSVPVWSGNLGDMLREQRDFFHWLSALIVLPAAAYSAQPFFASACAALRARGVNMDVPISIGIVLALAMSLFETAMHAEHAYFDAAIMLIAFLLAGRYLNQNVRRRTRAFAGNLAALKAETATKFITDEEIRTVPVAAIRPGDVVLLRPGERSAVDGAVLSGRSEIDQSLITGETRPTTAIAGSAVYAGTLVRSGALRVRVSAACEATLLSEISRLLENALQSRSRYLRLAERASRLYAPLVHATALLTMTGWLIAGATLHDSVVIAIAVLIITCPCALGLAIPAVQTVASGALFGSGVLLNAGEAIERIAEVDRVIFDKTGTLTLPELDVANAGSIPADVFDLAGRLALSSRHPVAAAVARAAGAKAPLPDIAEVPGQGVSGVVDGVDIRLGRPSWCGADEAANQILQNDPEASVVAFRHGLTRHVFAVRQRIRPDAANTVSALQRVGLTVEMLSGDREPAVRAAAETLGIHHWRAEVTPVDKIARIDELARHGHKVLMVGDGLNDAPALAGAHASMSPVSATHLSQSVAHAVFLGERLAPVQAAIAISRQAVRLMRQNLWLAVIYNALAVPLAMAGLVTPLIAAAAMSTSSLLVMLNALRARRQREPA